In a genomic window of Myotis daubentonii chromosome 18, mMyoDau2.1, whole genome shotgun sequence:
- the SNX27 gene encoding sorting nexin-27 isoform X2 gives MNGVNVEGATHKQVVDLIRAGEKELILTVLSVPPHEADNLDPSDDSLGQSFYDYTEKQAVPISVPTYKHVEQNGEKFVVYNVYMAGRQLCSKRYREFAILHQNLKREFANFTFPRLPGKWPFSLSEQQLDARRRGLEEYLEKVCSIRVIGESDIMQEFLSESDENYNGVSDVELRVALPDGTTVTVRVKKNSTTDQVYQAIAAKVGMDSTTVNYFALFEVINHSFVRKLAPNEFPHKLYVQNYTSAVPGTCLTIRKWLFTTEEEILLNDNDLAVTYFFHQAVDDVKKGYIKAEEKSYQLQKLYEQRKMVMYLNMLRTCEGYNEIIFPHCACDSRRKGHVITAISITHFKLHACTEEGQLENQVIAFEWDEMQRWDTDEEGMAFCFEYARGEKKPRWVKIFTPYFNYMHECFERVFCELKWRKENIFQMARSQQRDVAT, from the exons GAACGGCGTGAATGTTGAGGGGGCAACACACAAGCAGGTGGTGGACCTGATCCGAGCAGGCGAGAAGGAATTGATCTTGACAGTGTTATCTGTACCTCCTCATGAGGCAGATAACCTAGATCCCAGTGACGACTCGTTGGGACAATCATTTTATGATTACACAGAAAAGCAAGCAGTGCCCATATCGGTCCCCACATACAAACATGTGGAGCAGAATGGTGAAAAGTTTGTG GTATACAATGTTTACATGGCAGGGAGGCAGCTGTGTTCTAAGCGGTACCGGGAGTTTGCCATCCTACACCAAAACCTGAAGAGAGAGTTTGCCAACTTTACATTTCCCCGACTTCCAGGGAAGTGGCCATTCTCTTTATCAGAACAGCAATTAGATGCCCGACGACGAGGGTTGGAAGAATATCTAGAAAAAG TGTGCTCAATACGAGTCATTGGTGAGAGTGACATCATGCAGGAATTCCTGTCCGAATCGGACGAG AACTACAATGGTGTGTCTGACGTAGAGCTGAGAGTAGCATTACCAGATGGAACAACAGTTACAGTCAGGGTTAAAAAGAACAGTACTACAGACCAAGTATATCAG GCTATTGCAGCAAAGGTTGGCATGGACAGTACAACAGTGAATTACTTTGCCTTATTTGAAGTGATCAATCATTCCTTTG TACGTAAGCTGGCACCTAATGAATTTCCTCATAAACTCTATGTCCAGAATTACACATCAGCTGTGCCAGGCACCTGCCTGACCATTCGAAAGTGGCTTTTTACAACAGAAGAAGAAATCCTCTTAAATGACAATGACCTTGCTGTTACCTacttctttcatcag GCTGTCGATGATGTGAAAAAAGGCTACATCAAAGCAGAGGAAAAGTCCTACCAATTACAGAAGCTGTATGAACAAAGGAAAATGGTCATG TACCTCAACATGCTAAGAACTTGTGAAGGCTACAATGAAATCATCTTTCCCCACTGTGCCTGTGACTCCAGGAGGAAGGGGCACGTGATCACAGCCATCAGCATTACGCACTTTAAACTTCATGCTTGCACTGAGGAGGGACAGCTGGAG AACCAGGTAATAGCCTTTGAATGGGATGAGATGCAGCGATGGGATACAGATGAAGAAGGAATGGCCTTCTGCTTTGAATATGCACGAGGAGAAAAGAAGCCTCGATGGGTTAAAATCTTCACACCATAT TTCAACTACATGCATGAATGCTTCGAGAGGGTGTTCTGTGAGCTCAAGTGGAGAAAAGAG aacatTTTCCAGATGGCGCGGTCACAGCAGAGGGATGTGGCCACCTAG